In the Pseudolabrys taiwanensis genome, one interval contains:
- a CDS encoding primosomal protein N': MSMRVVDILVPVALDQAYSYRVPAGMELSPGDVVAVPLGARESIGVVWAENPNPNPRLHNRLKDVEAKLDVEPLKAELRSFIDWVSNYTLSSRGMVLRMALRMGDGNPGRERVGVRLSGPKPKRMTPARARVLELLADGLIRSKSETAVEAGVSAGVVDGLIDEGTLETVVLPPEPLMRVPDPEFRKPEFSLGQLAAADALRTTVDQGGYTVTLLDGVTGSGKTEVYFEAVAENIRLKRQTLILMPEIALTAGFLDRFADRFGVRPAEWHSQLNARKRARTWAAVAANEVPVIVGARSALFLPYADLGLVIVDEEHDPAYKQEDGAHYHARDMAVVRGSIAKFPVILASATPSVESEVNARKGRYRRLHLPERFGGAHLPHIEPIDLRREGPPRGRFISPRLAEAVQNTLERKEQALLFLNRRGFAPLTLCRTCGFRLQCPNCDAWLVDHRFKRRLVCHHCGFNMPPPAECPQCHATESFAAVGPGVERLHQEAADLFPQARILVLSSDLVESVERLRSELDDVAEGRFDLVIGTQLVAKGHHFPKLNLVGIVDADLGLGNGDPRAAERTFQMLHQVVGRAGREEGRGVGFLQTHQPEHPVMQALIRGDREAFYENEIALREATSYPPFGRLAGLVVSAADKHAAESYGRALVGLAPKDEQVRVLGPAEAPIAVMRGRHRFRILVKAPRAYDLSGYLRDWLSQAPKTKGSLQLEVDVDPQSFF, encoded by the coding sequence ATGAGTATGCGCGTCGTCGATATCCTGGTGCCGGTCGCGCTCGACCAGGCCTATTCCTACCGGGTGCCGGCGGGGATGGAGCTGTCGCCGGGCGACGTCGTCGCCGTGCCGCTCGGGGCGCGCGAAAGCATCGGCGTGGTCTGGGCCGAAAATCCCAATCCGAATCCGCGCCTGCACAACCGTCTCAAGGACGTCGAGGCCAAGCTCGACGTCGAGCCGCTCAAGGCCGAGCTGCGCAGCTTCATCGACTGGGTGTCGAATTACACGTTGTCGTCGCGCGGCATGGTGCTGCGCATGGCCCTGCGCATGGGCGACGGCAATCCCGGCCGTGAGCGTGTCGGCGTGCGGCTTTCCGGCCCCAAGCCGAAGCGCATGACGCCCGCGCGGGCACGCGTGCTTGAGTTGCTTGCCGATGGCCTCATCCGCTCGAAAAGCGAAACGGCGGTTGAAGCCGGTGTCAGCGCCGGCGTTGTCGATGGCTTGATCGACGAAGGCACGCTGGAAACGGTGGTGCTGCCGCCGGAACCATTGATGCGTGTGCCCGATCCGGAATTCCGCAAACCGGAATTCTCACTGGGACAGTTGGCAGCAGCGGATGCGTTGCGCACCACGGTCGATCAAGGCGGCTATACGGTAACGCTGCTCGACGGCGTCACCGGCTCCGGCAAGACGGAAGTTTATTTCGAGGCTGTCGCCGAGAACATCCGCCTTAAGCGTCAAACGTTGATATTGATGCCCGAGATCGCGTTGACCGCCGGCTTTCTCGATCGCTTTGCCGATCGCTTCGGCGTGCGGCCGGCGGAATGGCATTCGCAACTCAATGCCCGCAAGCGCGCGCGCACCTGGGCGGCTGTTGCCGCCAACGAAGTGCCGGTGATCGTCGGCGCGCGCTCGGCCTTGTTCCTGCCGTATGCCGATCTCGGCCTGGTCATCGTCGATGAAGAGCACGATCCCGCCTACAAGCAGGAAGACGGTGCCCACTATCACGCGCGCGACATGGCGGTGGTACGCGGCTCCATCGCCAAGTTTCCGGTGATCCTGGCGTCGGCGACGCCGTCGGTGGAATCGGAAGTCAATGCGCGCAAAGGCCGCTATCGCCGGCTGCATCTGCCGGAGCGTTTCGGCGGCGCGCATCTGCCGCATATCGAGCCGATCGACCTGCGCCGCGAGGGCCCGCCGCGCGGTCGCTTCATCTCGCCGCGTCTGGCGGAGGCTGTACAGAATACTTTGGAGCGCAAGGAACAGGCGCTGCTGTTCCTCAACCGGCGCGGCTTCGCGCCGCTGACGCTGTGCCGCACCTGCGGCTTTCGCCTGCAATGTCCGAACTGCGATGCCTGGCTGGTCGATCACCGCTTCAAGCGCCGGCTCGTTTGCCATCACTGCGGTTTCAACATGCCGCCGCCCGCTGAATGTCCGCAGTGCCATGCGACTGAAAGCTTCGCAGCGGTCGGTCCCGGCGTCGAGCGGCTGCATCAGGAGGCGGCCGATCTGTTTCCGCAGGCGCGCATTCTGGTGCTGTCGAGCGATCTTGTTGAATCGGTCGAGCGCTTACGCAGCGAGCTCGACGACGTGGCGGAGGGGCGGTTCGATCTCGTCATCGGCACGCAGCTCGTCGCCAAGGGACACCACTTTCCCAAGCTCAATCTCGTCGGCATCGTCGATGCCGATCTCGGTTTAGGGAATGGCGACCCGCGGGCCGCCGAACGCACGTTCCAGATGCTGCATCAGGTGGTCGGCCGCGCCGGCCGAGAAGAGGGGCGCGGCGTCGGCTTCTTGCAGACGCATCAGCCGGAGCATCCGGTGATGCAGGCGCTCATCCGCGGCGACCGCGAGGCTTTCTACGAGAACGAAATCGCGCTGCGCGAGGCGACATCCTATCCGCCGTTCGGGCGGTTGGCGGGCCTGGTCGTCAGCGCCGCCGACAAGCATGCGGCGGAAAGCTACGGACGGGCATTGGTCGGCCTGGCGCCGAAGGACGAACAGGTGCGCGTGCTGGGGCCGGCGGAAGCGCCGATCGCCGTCATGCGCGGCCGGCACCGCTTTCGTATCTTGGTGAAGGCGCCGCGCGCTTACGATCTGTCCGGCTATCTGCGGGACTGGCTCAGCCAGGCGCCGAAGACGAAGGGCAGCCTGCAGCTCGAAGTGGACGTCGACCCGCAGAGTTTCTTTTGA
- a CDS encoding DMT family transporter, translating to MPHADMKAAGTGTAKLLILPLAFAWGFMWIATAIGLREIPLWTLRFVGTGLGALTLFAFAALSGVDLRVPRGERLHVAITGFFNVALFNLMAAFAQMTGATSRVVIVTYSMPIWAALFSRFMLGERLDTARHVALGLCCAGLLTLMWPQIADGLSPSVFLALGCALSWAFASVYLKWAKVKVAPLANAAWQLAAGTAVITVGMLIFDHYPRIWPLHLSSLLAIVYIGLIGVGLAHFLWWSIIGKVSPVTASIGALLVPVIGVVAATLFLGERPTASDVVGFILIFAAAACVLLQPAGKSEMAEQP from the coding sequence ATGCCGCACGCCGACATGAAGGCCGCCGGGACCGGCACGGCCAAGCTTCTCATTTTACCCCTGGCCTTCGCCTGGGGATTCATGTGGATCGCAACCGCGATCGGACTGCGCGAAATTCCCCTGTGGACGCTGCGCTTTGTCGGCACCGGTCTCGGCGCCCTAACGCTCTTCGCCTTTGCCGCGCTAAGCGGCGTCGATCTGCGCGTGCCGCGCGGCGAGCGCCTGCACGTCGCCATCACCGGGTTCTTCAATGTGGCGTTGTTCAACCTGATGGCGGCGTTTGCACAGATGACGGGCGCCACGAGCCGGGTGGTCATCGTCACCTACTCGATGCCGATCTGGGCGGCGCTGTTCAGCCGCTTCATGCTCGGCGAACGCCTGGATACCGCGCGGCATGTCGCGCTCGGCCTCTGCTGCGCCGGCCTGCTGACCCTGATGTGGCCGCAGATCGCGGACGGGCTGTCGCCCTCGGTTTTCCTGGCACTGGGCTGCGCGCTGAGCTGGGCCTTTGCCAGCGTCTATCTGAAATGGGCGAAGGTTAAGGTCGCACCGCTGGCCAACGCGGCATGGCAGCTCGCGGCCGGAACGGCCGTCATCACGGTCGGCATGCTGATCTTCGATCACTATCCGCGCATCTGGCCGCTCCATCTCTCTTCGTTGCTGGCGATCGTCTACATCGGCCTCATCGGGGTCGGGCTCGCGCATTTTCTGTGGTGGTCGATCATCGGCAAGGTGTCGCCGGTGACCGCTTCGATCGGCGCCCTGCTGGTGCCCGTGATCGGCGTCGTCGCGGCGACGCTCTTCCTTGGCGAGCGGCCGACGGCATCCGATGTCGTCGGTTTCATCCTGATCTTCGCAGCCGCCGCCTGCGTGCTGTTGCAGCCGGCTGGTAAGAGCGAGATGGCCGAGCAGCCTTGA
- a CDS encoding DUF4337 domain-containing protein produces the protein MAGPHENLEHAEHAEHASHGGNKKIALLISVMALFLAFSETLGKSEQTAGIAENIKASDTWNFFQAKTIRQTALRTAAEGMATQLATINNDEAKAAMTKQIEAWRATVARYESDPKEKDGRKELRELAEHHEHIRDLHLARYHLYEFASAAFQIGIVLASAEVITSMVVLGWLSGLVGIFGLGFMGLGLWAPHALSFLGGH, from the coding sequence ATGGCTGGACCGCACGAAAATCTCGAACACGCCGAACATGCCGAGCACGCCTCGCATGGCGGCAACAAGAAGATCGCGCTGCTGATTTCGGTGATGGCGCTGTTCCTCGCCTTCTCCGAAACTTTGGGCAAGAGCGAGCAGACCGCCGGCATCGCCGAGAACATCAAGGCGTCCGACACCTGGAATTTCTTCCAGGCCAAGACCATCCGTCAGACGGCGCTGCGCACGGCGGCGGAAGGGATGGCGACACAGCTTGCGACCATCAACAACGACGAGGCCAAGGCGGCGATGACCAAGCAGATCGAGGCTTGGCGCGCCACCGTCGCGCGCTACGAATCCGATCCGAAGGAGAAGGACGGCCGCAAGGAATTGCGGGAGCTCGCCGAACATCACGAGCACATTCGCGACCTGCATCTGGCGCGCTATCACCTCTACGAGTTCGCTTCGGCGGCGTTCCAGATCGGCATCGTGCTCGCGTCGGCGGAAGTGATCACCAGCATGGTCGTGCTCGGCTGGCTATCGGGCCTCGTCGGCATCTTCGGCCTCGGCTTCATGGGCCTCGGTCTTTGGGCACCCCATGCCCTGAGCTTCCTCGGCGGCCATTAG
- the atpA gene encoding F0F1 ATP synthase subunit alpha, with product MDIRAAEISAILKDQIKNFGQEAEVSEVGQVLSVGDGIARVYGLDNVQAGEMVEFENGTRGMALNLENDNVGIVIFGSDREIKEGQTCKRTGAIVDVPVGKGLLGRVVDALGNPIDGKGPIQADLRKQVDVKAPGIIPRKSVHEPMATGLKAIDALIPIGRGQRELIIGDRQTGKTAIALDTILNQKPLNAAGQPESTKLYCVYVAVGQKRSTVAQFVKVLEEQGALEYSIVIAATASDPAPMQFLAPFSGCAMGEFFRDNGMHAVIIYDDLSKQAVAYRQMSLLLRRPPGREAYPGDVFYLHSRLLERAAKMNDEKGAGSLTALPVIETQANDVSAYIPTNVISITDGQIFLETDLFYQGIRPAVNVGLSVSRVGSSAQTKAMKKVAGKIKGELAQYREMAAFAQFGSDLDATTQRLLNRGARLTELLKQPQFSPLKMEEQVCVIWAGTNGYLDPLPVAKVRDFEHGLLTLLRTKNNEILEGIRKSGDLSSDNEKKLKEVVDAYAKTFA from the coding sequence ATGGACATCCGCGCCGCAGAAATTTCCGCCATCCTGAAAGACCAGATCAAGAACTTCGGCCAGGAAGCCGAGGTCTCGGAAGTCGGCCAGGTGCTGTCCGTCGGTGACGGTATCGCCCGCGTTTACGGCCTCGACAACGTCCAGGCGGGCGAAATGGTCGAGTTCGAGAACGGCACGCGCGGCATGGCGCTGAACCTCGAAAACGACAACGTCGGTATCGTTATTTTCGGCTCCGACCGTGAGATCAAGGAAGGCCAGACCTGCAAGCGCACCGGCGCCATCGTGGACGTGCCGGTCGGCAAGGGCCTGCTCGGCCGCGTCGTCGACGCGCTCGGCAATCCGATCGACGGCAAGGGCCCGATCCAGGCGGACCTCCGCAAGCAGGTGGACGTCAAGGCGCCCGGCATCATCCCGCGCAAGTCGGTCCATGAGCCGATGGCGACCGGCCTCAAGGCCATCGACGCCCTGATCCCGATCGGCCGCGGCCAGCGCGAGCTGATCATCGGCGACCGTCAGACCGGCAAGACCGCGATCGCGCTCGACACCATCCTGAACCAGAAGCCGCTGAATGCCGCCGGCCAGCCGGAGAGCACCAAGCTCTACTGCGTGTACGTCGCCGTCGGTCAGAAGCGTTCGACCGTCGCCCAGTTCGTGAAGGTGCTCGAAGAGCAGGGCGCGCTGGAATATTCGATCGTCATCGCCGCCACCGCGTCCGACCCGGCGCCGATGCAGTTCTTGGCGCCGTTCTCGGGCTGCGCCATGGGCGAGTTCTTCCGCGACAACGGCATGCACGCCGTCATCATCTATGACGATCTGTCCAAGCAGGCCGTCGCCTATCGTCAGATGTCGCTGCTGCTGCGCCGCCCGCCGGGCCGCGAAGCCTATCCGGGCGACGTGTTCTATCTCCATAGCCGCCTGCTCGAGCGCGCGGCAAAGATGAACGACGAGAAGGGCGCCGGTTCGCTGACCGCGCTGCCGGTCATCGAGACCCAAGCCAACGACGTGTCGGCCTACATCCCGACCAACGTGATTTCGATCACCGACGGTCAGATCTTCCTCGAAACCGACCTGTTCTATCAGGGCATCCGCCCGGCGGTGAACGTCGGTCTGTCGGTGTCGCGCGTCGGTTCGTCGGCGCAGACCAAGGCGATGAAGAAGGTCGCCGGCAAGATCAAGGGCGAGCTCGCGCAGTACCGCGAAATGGCGGCCTTCGCGCAGTTCGGCTCCGACCTCGACGCCACCACGCAGCGCCTGCTGAACCGCGGCGCGCGTCTGACCGAGCTCCTGAAGCAGCCGCAGTTCTCGCCGCTGAAGATGGAAGAGCAGGTGTGCGTGATCTGGGCCGGCACCAACGGCTATCTCGATCCGCTGCCGGTCGCGAAGGTGCGCGACTTCGAGCACGGTCTGCTGACCCTGCTGCGCACCAAGAACAACGAAATCCTCGAGGGCATCCGTAAGTCCGGCGACTTGTCGTCGGACAACGAGAAGAAGCTCAAGGAAGTCGTCGACGCTTACGCGAAGACCTTTGCCTGA
- a CDS encoding tyrosine recombinase XerC — protein sequence MDLQLSIAADVASEITRWLDYLGAERRMSPKTLEAYRRDVGQFLAFMAEHLGGRPNLTQLAKLTPADVRAFMAARRGDGAGNRTLMRSLAGVRSFARFLERNGKGKVGALAAVRTPKLPKTLPKPLAASSAKQMTDIDVRAGEERETWVLARDAAVLALLYGSGLRISEALGLKRKDADGRDALTVLGKGNKTRMVPVLPQVTKAIADYVALCPYDLPPDGPLFLGARGGPLSPRIVQLAMARLRGALGLPDSATPHALRHSFATHLLARGGDLRAIQELLGHASLSTTQIYTAVDAEHLLDVYASAHPRA from the coding sequence ATGGACCTACAGCTAAGCATCGCCGCCGATGTCGCCAGCGAGATCACGCGCTGGCTCGATTACCTCGGCGCGGAACGGCGGATGTCGCCGAAGACGCTGGAAGCCTACCGGCGCGATGTCGGCCAGTTCCTCGCCTTCATGGCGGAACACCTTGGCGGCCGGCCCAATTTGACGCAACTGGCCAAGCTCACGCCCGCCGATGTCCGCGCCTTCATGGCGGCGCGGCGCGGTGACGGCGCCGGCAACCGCACGCTGATGCGCTCGCTTGCCGGCGTACGATCCTTCGCCCGTTTCCTCGAGCGCAACGGCAAGGGCAAGGTCGGCGCGCTCGCCGCCGTGCGCACGCCGAAGCTGCCGAAAACCTTGCCGAAGCCGCTCGCCGCCTCGTCCGCCAAGCAGATGACCGACATCGATGTGCGCGCGGGTGAAGAACGCGAGACATGGGTGCTGGCGCGCGACGCAGCCGTGCTCGCTTTGCTTTACGGTTCGGGGCTTCGTATCTCCGAAGCGCTCGGTCTCAAGCGCAAGGATGCGGACGGCCGCGACGCGCTCACCGTGCTGGGCAAAGGCAACAAGACCCGCATGGTGCCGGTGCTGCCGCAGGTCACCAAAGCGATCGCCGACTACGTCGCGCTGTGCCCCTACGATTTGCCGCCGGACGGCCCACTGTTCTTGGGCGCCCGCGGCGGACCGCTGTCGCCGCGCATCGTACAACTGGCGATGGCGCGTCTGCGCGGCGCACTCGGACTGCCCGATAGCGCAACGCCGCATGCGCTGCGGCACTCCTTCGCCACCCACCTTCTGGCGCGCGGCGGCGATTTGCGCGCCATCCAGGAATTGCTTGGCCACGCGTCGCTGTCGACGACGCAGATCTATACCGCGGTCGACGCCGAACATTTACTCGACGTTTATGCGAGCGCTCATCCTCGCGCCTAA
- a CDS encoding F0F1 ATP synthase subunit delta has protein sequence MAGEDPLISGMAGRYASALFELARDAKSTDAVKADLDRFDALIAESPDLNRLVRSPVFGVDEQLKALSAILDKAGIGGLAANFLRVITTNRRLFAVRDMVRAYRALVARHKGEVAAQVTVAEKLSDQNLEALKGVLKNVTGGKDIDLDVKIDPAIIGGLVVKVGSRMIDSSLRTKLNAIKFAMKEAR, from the coding sequence GTGGCAGGCGAAGACCCCCTTATCTCCGGCATGGCTGGCCGATACGCCAGCGCACTGTTCGAGCTCGCGCGCGACGCCAAGTCGACCGACGCGGTGAAAGCCGACCTCGATCGGTTTGATGCTTTGATCGCCGAGAGCCCGGACCTCAACCGTCTGGTGCGGTCGCCGGTGTTCGGCGTCGACGAGCAGCTCAAGGCGCTGTCGGCGATCCTGGACAAGGCCGGCATCGGCGGCCTGGCCGCCAATTTCCTGCGTGTGATCACCACCAACCGCCGCCTGTTCGCGGTGCGCGATATGGTCCGCGCCTACCGTGCGCTGGTCGCCCGCCACAAAGGCGAGGTCGCCGCACAAGTTACCGTCGCTGAGAAGCTCAGCGACCAGAATCTCGAGGCGCTCAAGGGCGTGCTCAAGAACGTCACCGGGGGGAAGGACATCGATCTCGACGTCAAGATCGACCCCGCCATCATCGGCGGGCTGGTCGTGAAGGTCGGCTCCCGCATGATCGATAGTTCGCTCCGCACCAAGCTCAATGCGATCAAGTTCGCGATGAAAGAGGCACGCTGA
- a CDS encoding aldo/keto reductase, translated as MTAIETTTIPGIDLAPSRVALGTWAIGGWMWGGSDDAQSIRTIQAAVDRGITLIDTAPVYGFGHSEEIVGKALAEGGRRNKVVIATKVALDWRDGKVFRNASRGRILTEIDDSLRRLKTDVIDLYQVHWPDPNVPIEETAGTLKDLVKAGKIRAVGVSNFSPEQMDKFRAVTPLATDQPPYNLFEREIERDILPYAQRNNILTLAYGALCRGLLAGKMTKDAKFSGDDLRKSDPKFQEPRFAQYLNAVSALDQFAQERYGKRVVHLAVRWILDKQGDGFALWGARRPDQLDPVDGVYGWKLDAAAMKEIDAILATHIKQPVGPEFMAPPEHAAA; from the coding sequence ATGACGGCTATCGAAACCACGACGATCCCCGGCATTGATCTCGCACCTTCGCGCGTTGCACTCGGCACGTGGGCCATCGGCGGTTGGATGTGGGGCGGCAGCGATGACGCCCAATCGATCCGCACCATTCAGGCCGCCGTCGATCGCGGCATCACGCTGATCGATACCGCGCCCGTCTATGGCTTCGGTCATTCGGAAGAGATCGTCGGCAAGGCGCTGGCCGAGGGTGGCCGCCGCAACAAAGTGGTCATCGCCACCAAGGTCGCGCTCGATTGGCGGGATGGCAAGGTGTTCCGCAACGCCAGCCGCGGCCGCATCCTGACGGAGATCGACGACTCGCTGCGCCGGCTGAAGACCGACGTGATCGATCTCTATCAAGTGCACTGGCCCGATCCCAATGTGCCGATCGAAGAAACCGCCGGCACGCTGAAGGACCTGGTGAAGGCCGGCAAGATCCGCGCCGTAGGCGTCAGTAACTTCTCGCCTGAGCAGATGGATAAATTTCGCGCGGTGACGCCGCTCGCCACCGATCAGCCGCCCTACAATCTGTTCGAACGCGAGATCGAGCGCGATATTTTGCCTTATGCACAGCGCAACAACATTCTGACGCTTGCTTACGGCGCGCTGTGCCGCGGCCTGCTCGCCGGCAAGATGACGAAGGATGCCAAGTTCAGCGGCGACGACCTGCGCAAGAGCGATCCGAAATTTCAGGAGCCGCGCTTTGCGCAGTATCTGAACGCCGTCAGCGCGCTCGATCAGTTCGCTCAAGAGCGCTACGGCAAACGCGTCGTGCACCTGGCCGTGCGCTGGATCCTCGACAAGCAGGGCGACGGCTTTGCGCTGTGGGGCGCGCGCCGGCCGGATCAACTCGATCCCGTCGACGGCGTTTATGGCTGGAAGCTCGATGCCGCGGCGATGAAGGAAATCGACGCCATTCTTGCAACGCACATCAAGCAGCCGGTCGGCCCTGAATTCATGGCGCCGCCGGAACACGCGGCGGCTTAA
- a CDS encoding DMT family transporter — MNPKLSAALAAAIWGTTYIVTSTILPHNPVFVAAVRALGGGLPLLFIDLRLPPRDWLLKVTLLGTLNCGIFFAFFFIAAERLPGGVAGTLQSLGPIFTVLIAWPLLGQSPSPIRLAGVVAGAIGVMLLLTHGTVALDLIGTVAGIGAAVSLALGGVLLNRWGRPAPLLAFTAWQLVVGGIELAVLAILIGDIPTTVTAQNIAGFAYVALIGTSTTYALWFYAIDKAGAPSVAPFFLLIPVVAFALDASIKGFVPTFVQGIGALIVLGSLLIGQQAGKPRATPAE; from the coding sequence ATGAATCCGAAGCTATCCGCTGCCCTCGCTGCGGCGATCTGGGGCACGACCTACATCGTTACCAGCACGATACTGCCGCACAACCCTGTCTTCGTCGCCGCCGTGCGGGCCCTCGGTGGCGGATTGCCGCTGCTGTTCATCGACCTGCGGCTGCCGCCACGCGACTGGCTGCTCAAGGTGACCCTGCTCGGCACGCTCAACTGCGGGATCTTCTTTGCCTTCTTTTTCATCGCGGCAGAGCGCCTGCCCGGCGGCGTCGCCGGCACGCTGCAATCGCTGGGCCCAATCTTCACCGTGCTGATCGCCTGGCCGCTGCTCGGCCAAAGCCCGTCCCCTATCCGTCTCGCCGGCGTTGTCGCCGGTGCCATCGGTGTCATGTTGCTGTTGACCCACGGCACGGTCGCACTCGACCTCATCGGCACCGTCGCCGGCATTGGCGCGGCCGTATCGCTCGCGCTTGGCGGGGTGCTGCTCAACCGCTGGGGCCGGCCCGCGCCGTTGCTCGCCTTCACGGCTTGGCAATTGGTCGTCGGCGGCATCGAACTGGCGGTACTCGCGATTCTGATCGGTGACATTCCGACGACAGTGACGGCGCAGAACATCGCCGGCTTCGCTTATGTCGCATTGATCGGAACCAGCACGACCTACGCGCTTTGGTTCTATGCGATCGACAAGGCGGGCGCGCCGTCGGTGGCGCCGTTCTTCCTTCTCATCCCGGTCGTCGCCTTCGCGCTCGACGCTTCGATCAAAGGCTTCGTGCCGACCTTCGTACAGGGCATCGGCGCCCTTATTGTCCTCGGCAGTCTTCTAATCGGCCAGCAGGCCGGCAAACCGAGGGCGACACCGGCCGAATAG
- the lpdA gene encoding dihydrolipoyl dehydrogenase: MSYDLIVIGTGPGGYVCAIRAAQLGLKTAVVEKTSFGGTCLNIGCIPSKALLHASELFEEAGHSFAKMGIGVPAPKLDLPTMLKFKQDAIDGNVKGVDFLFKKNKIDAFIGTGRITAPGKVEVKGNDGKTQTLETKNIVIATGSDVAKLRGIEIDEKRIVSSTGALSLDKVPEHLLVIGAGVIGLELGSVWRRIGAKVTVVEFLDGVLPGMDGEVRKQAQRLFEKQGMTFKLSSKVTGVDTSGKKLKATIEPAKGGAAETIEADIVLVSTGRVPYTENLGLKEAGVTLDERGRVTVDHHYATNVPGIYAIGDVIVGPMLAHKAEDEGVAVAEILAGQAGHVNYDVIPGVVYTMPEIAAVGKSEEDLKAAGVAYNVGKFPFTANGRAKANQQTDGFVKILADAKTDRVLGVHIIGSDAGNMIAEACVAMEFGASAEDIARTCHAHPTLPEAVKEAALAVAKRAIHM; this comes from the coding sequence ATGAGCTACGATCTTATCGTCATCGGTACCGGCCCTGGCGGCTATGTCTGCGCCATCCGCGCGGCGCAGCTCGGGCTGAAGACCGCGGTGGTTGAAAAGACCTCCTTCGGCGGTACCTGCCTCAACATCGGCTGCATCCCGTCGAAGGCGCTGCTGCATGCGTCCGAGCTGTTCGAGGAAGCCGGGCACTCCTTCGCGAAGATGGGCATCGGCGTTCCCGCGCCGAAGCTCGATCTGCCGACCATGCTCAAGTTCAAGCAGGATGCCATCGACGGCAACGTGAAGGGCGTCGACTTCCTGTTCAAGAAGAACAAGATCGATGCCTTTATCGGCACCGGCCGCATCACCGCGCCCGGCAAGGTCGAGGTGAAGGGCAACGACGGCAAGACGCAGACACTGGAGACGAAGAACATCGTCATCGCCACCGGCTCGGATGTGGCGAAGCTTCGCGGCATCGAGATCGACGAGAAGCGCATCGTATCGTCGACCGGTGCGCTGTCGCTGGACAAGGTGCCGGAGCATCTCCTCGTCATCGGCGCCGGCGTCATCGGCCTCGAGCTCGGCTCGGTGTGGCGCCGCATCGGTGCCAAGGTCACCGTGGTGGAATTCCTCGACGGCGTGCTGCCCGGCATGGACGGCGAGGTGCGTAAGCAAGCACAGCGCCTGTTCGAGAAGCAGGGCATGACCTTCAAGCTGTCGTCCAAGGTCACTGGCGTCGATACGTCGGGCAAGAAACTGAAGGCGACGATCGAGCCGGCCAAGGGTGGCGCGGCGGAGACGATCGAAGCCGACATCGTGCTCGTCTCGACTGGGCGCGTGCCGTACACCGAAAACCTGGGTCTCAAGGAAGCCGGCGTTACGCTCGATGAGCGCGGCCGCGTCACGGTCGACCATCACTATGCGACCAACGTGCCGGGCATTTACGCCATCGGCGACGTGATCGTCGGACCGATGCTGGCGCACAAGGCCGAAGACGAAGGCGTTGCGGTCGCCGAGATTCTCGCCGGCCAGGCCGGTCATGTGAACTACGACGTCATTCCGGGCGTGGTTTACACGATGCCGGAGATCGCCGCGGTCGGTAAGTCCGAGGAAGATCTCAAGGCGGCCGGCGTTGCGTACAACGTCGGGAAATTTCCGTTCACGGCGAACGGCCGCGCCAAGGCTAACCAGCAGACCGATGGCTTCGTGAAGATCCTCGCCGACGCCAAGACCGACCGCGTCCTCGGCGTGCACATCATCGGCTCGGACGCCGGCAACATGATCGCCGAGGCCTGCGTCGCCATGGAGTTCGGCGCGTCGGCGGAAGATATCGCTCGCACCTGCCATGCGCATCCGACGCTGCCCGAGGCGGTGAAGGAAGCCGCGCTCGCGGTCGCCAAGCGCGCGATCCATATGTGA